From the genome of Blautia pseudococcoides, one region includes:
- a CDS encoding AraC family transcriptional regulator has product MEKRSRLLFVQLLDIAKRENYMPTWRCHYALNLLLMEATNESFQINRFLDSSVPVHVLDVIEWIRTHYDQPLSVASIAEQFGYHPTYLTNIFKKYTGYPILTYVNRTRIAVAKNLLTNRTLSIYRIADMCGFSDEKYFMKLFKRYEGITPTQYRKAFHQKKINLT; this is encoded by the coding sequence GTGGAGAAGCGTTCACGGCTTCTCTTCGTGCAGCTTCTTGATATTGCCAAAAGGGAAAATTATATGCCCACATGGCGGTGCCACTATGCTCTGAACCTGCTCCTCATGGAAGCTACAAATGAATCTTTCCAGATCAACCGTTTTCTGGATTCCAGCGTTCCCGTCCATGTTCTGGATGTCATAGAATGGATCCGCACCCATTACGACCAGCCGCTCAGCGTAGCTTCCATTGCGGAACAATTCGGGTATCATCCCACTTATCTGACCAATATTTTCAAGAAATACACCGGATATCCCATTCTCACATATGTGAACCGTACACGGATCGCCGTGGCAAAAAATCTGCTCACCAACCGTACCCTGTCTATTTACCGGATTGCGGATATGTGCGGGTTCTCAGATGAGAAATATTTTATGAAGCTGTTTAAACGCTATGAGGGGATCACCCCCACGCAATACAGAAAGGCCTTTCATCAGAAAAAGATCAATCTGACATAA
- a CDS encoding AraC family ligand binding domain-containing protein has translation MLYFISDASKPVEYISCGNLASKDGFVHPKRNIDSFVLIIVIKGTLHITQNMTNYDVRENEFILLFPDTLHYGYRQTEGELSYYWVHFYVKDPDYSIYNRGSLLRNRPIFKESTDITSTPPQGKFSTSRIRGVICGEAFTASLRAAS, from the coding sequence ATGCTCTATTTTATTTCTGATGCCAGCAAACCGGTGGAATATATCTCCTGCGGCAACCTGGCAAGCAAAGATGGTTTTGTACACCCAAAAAGAAACATTGATTCTTTTGTTTTGATCATTGTAATAAAAGGGACCCTGCACATTACCCAAAACATGACAAATTATGACGTGAGGGAGAACGAATTCATCCTGCTTTTTCCTGATACGCTCCATTACGGATACCGTCAGACAGAGGGGGAACTGTCTTATTACTGGGTGCACTTCTATGTAAAAGACCCGGATTATTCCATCTATAACAGGGGCAGTCTTCTGAGGAACCGCCCTATTTTCAAGGAATCTACAGATATCACTTCTACCCCCCCCCAGGGAAAATTTTCTACTTCCCGAATACGGGGAGTTATCTGTGGAGAAGCGTTCACGGCTTCTCTTCGTGCAGCTTCTTGA
- a CDS encoding ABC transporter substrate-binding protein: MKKRQIMALALAAAMAAAAVTGCGAPSRPDGSGEAGSTDASSDPGGESKDGVVELTFMGWEASPLETQAVKDGIAAFEKENPNIEVNYTPGLAGSEYNAKLLSSAAAGSLPDVMFVAAESYRTIVSKGALWDITDQFDENYPLDDFIDSSRQIMEVDGHVYGISSCTVSPIVYYNKDVFDAEGLEYPSADPENCWTIEEFRDIAKKLTSDDIYGVYGLETVADTLNAQLLSNGGTRYNEDYTKSTMNSPENKEVFETIKAIRTEDGSAPDASTLDAVGMSAKQMLQTGKVAMLVDGSWSLQELAASDMNIGMAPLPSYGKVLTTGQAHLHCISDTSKHKEEAWKFLQFLSGMDYQGALVKSGLWMPNRYSMYEDDAVAQWYDEKVHGDSYKQMLTYFKDAVVDPTALQLTSQARDIIAEETDMYFKQDQDIDLTLENMDTRIDEAIQDALQQ; encoded by the coding sequence ATGAAAAAGAGACAGATCATGGCGTTAGCTCTGGCAGCAGCAATGGCAGCAGCGGCTGTAACAGGCTGTGGTGCGCCGTCCAGACCGGACGGCTCCGGTGAGGCAGGCAGTACAGATGCTTCCTCTGATCCGGGTGGAGAGTCAAAAGATGGTGTGGTGGAACTTACCTTTATGGGGTGGGAGGCGTCCCCTCTGGAAACCCAGGCCGTGAAGGACGGCATTGCGGCTTTTGAAAAAGAGAACCCTAATATAGAGGTAAATTATACACCTGGACTTGCCGGTTCTGAATACAATGCAAAACTGCTTTCCTCGGCAGCCGCCGGTTCCCTGCCGGATGTTATGTTCGTGGCAGCGGAGAGTTACCGTACCATTGTCTCAAAAGGGGCACTGTGGGATATTACAGATCAGTTTGATGAAAATTATCCGCTGGATGATTTCATAGATTCCTCCCGCCAGATCATGGAGGTGGACGGGCATGTGTATGGGATCTCATCCTGTACCGTATCTCCCATAGTCTACTACAATAAAGATGTATTTGACGCAGAAGGACTGGAATATCCCAGTGCAGACCCGGAGAATTGCTGGACCATTGAGGAATTCAGGGATATTGCGAAAAAGCTCACATCAGATGATATATACGGTGTGTACGGACTGGAAACGGTGGCAGATACTTTGAACGCACAGCTCCTTTCAAACGGGGGGACCAGATACAATGAAGATTACACCAAGAGCACAATGAACTCCCCGGAGAACAAAGAAGTGTTTGAGACCATCAAGGCGATCCGTACGGAGGACGGTTCCGCGCCGGATGCTTCCACCTTAGACGCTGTGGGAATGTCCGCAAAACAGATGCTTCAGACAGGTAAAGTAGCGATGCTGGTGGATGGTTCCTGGTCCCTTCAGGAGCTGGCTGCATCCGATATGAATATTGGGATGGCTCCCCTTCCGTCTTACGGAAAAGTGCTAACCACAGGGCAGGCCCATCTGCATTGTATTTCAGATACCAGCAAACATAAAGAGGAGGCCTGGAAATTCCTTCAGTTCCTGTCTGGAATGGATTATCAGGGAGCACTTGTAAAGAGCGGACTGTGGATGCCCAACCGCTATTCTATGTATGAGGATGACGCAGTGGCACAGTGGTATGATGAGAAAGTACATGGGGACAGCTACAAACAGATGCTTACATATTTCAAAGATGCAGTTGTTGACCCCACAGCCTTACAGCTCACCTCACAGGCAAGGGATATTATTGCGGAAGAGACGGATATGTACTTTAAACAGGACCAGGATATTGATTTGACATTAGAGAATATGGATACCAGAATCGACGAGGCAATTCAAGACGCATTACAGCAGTAA
- a CDS encoding carbohydrate ABC transporter permease — translation MGNTKKISKLKDDSKWAWLMLAPNVIGFLLFMLIPVVATLVLSFTKYDMLTTPQFIGLQNYINMAKDPIIWEVTKNTIIYTVITVPIGMCFSLLLAVMLDREIGFRRFYRAAFFLPAITSMVVVAIVWQWIYNPDYGILNYVLSLFGIQGPKWLLNSSTSLISLAIVGIWKNAGYNMIIFLSGLQGISTSYYEASELDGANKWQQFRYITLPMLRPTTFFIFVMSIISSFQVFDQVMLMTKGGPGRSSSVLVHYLYQNAFQYFKLGYACAIAYLLFFIVMIITVFNMRMEKNMREIY, via the coding sequence GTGGGAAATACAAAGAAAATAAGTAAGTTAAAGGATGACAGCAAATGGGCCTGGCTCATGCTGGCTCCAAATGTGATCGGATTCTTGTTATTTATGCTGATACCGGTGGTGGCAACCCTGGTCCTCAGCTTTACGAAATATGATATGCTGACAACGCCCCAATTTATAGGGCTTCAGAACTACATTAACATGGCAAAAGACCCTATTATCTGGGAAGTAACGAAAAATACCATTATTTATACAGTGATCACCGTACCTATCGGCATGTGTTTTTCTTTGCTTTTGGCGGTTATGCTGGACCGTGAGATCGGATTCCGCAGATTTTACAGGGCGGCGTTTTTTCTTCCGGCAATTACATCCATGGTTGTTGTTGCCATTGTGTGGCAGTGGATTTATAACCCGGACTACGGTATTTTGAATTACGTGTTATCCCTGTTTGGGATTCAGGGGCCAAAATGGCTGTTAAACAGTTCCACATCCCTGATTTCCCTGGCGATCGTGGGGATATGGAAAAATGCAGGCTACAATATGATCATTTTCCTGTCAGGACTCCAGGGCATCTCCACCAGTTATTATGAAGCATCAGAACTGGACGGGGCAAATAAATGGCAGCAGTTCAGGTATATAACCTTGCCTATGCTGCGCCCTACAACCTTCTTTATTTTTGTCATGTCCATTATCAGCTCCTTCCAGGTATTTGACCAGGTAATGCTTATGACAAAGGGCGGGCCGGGACGTTCTTCCTCTGTTTTGGTACATTATCTGTATCAGAATGCCTTCCAGTATTTTAAACTGGGCTATGCCTGTGCGATCGCGTATCTGCTGTTTTTCATTGTTATGATCATAACAGTGTTCAATATGCGCATGGAAAAGAACATGCGGGAAATTTATTAG
- a CDS encoding carbohydrate ABC transporter permease translates to MSNKKKKLIGKVTAHLILILGSVIMLVPFFWMLSSSFKSLGEVFVFPPTLFGERLVWENYTQISGRFDYFAYFLNSVKVSAWVVFFQVFTSATAGYVFAKMNFKGRDKIFTLYLATMMIPFHVTVITNFLQMSMYGLVNTLWSLMLPASVSAFGTFLMRQFFITVPNELVEAAKIDGCNPIVTFLRIAFPMAKSTIATLCIFCFMNVWNDYFTPLIYINDARKYTLPLGLASMKGMYSTDWPVLMASSVIAVLPVLIAFLCAQDAFVKGVMMSGMKD, encoded by the coding sequence ATGAGTAATAAGAAAAAAAAGCTGATTGGTAAAGTGACAGCTCATCTGATCCTGATCTTGGGGTCTGTGATCATGCTGGTTCCCTTTTTCTGGATGCTGTCTTCATCTTTTAAAAGTCTTGGGGAAGTGTTTGTATTCCCGCCGACTTTGTTTGGAGAGCGTCTGGTGTGGGAAAATTACACGCAGATTTCCGGCAGGTTTGATTATTTCGCATATTTCCTGAACAGTGTAAAAGTGTCTGCCTGGGTTGTGTTTTTTCAGGTGTTTACATCTGCCACGGCAGGTTATGTGTTCGCGAAGATGAATTTTAAGGGCAGGGATAAAATTTTTACGTTGTATCTGGCAACTATGATGATCCCGTTCCATGTAACGGTTATCACAAACTTCCTGCAGATGTCTATGTATGGGCTGGTGAACACCCTGTGGTCCCTGATGCTTCCTGCATCTGTTTCTGCCTTCGGAACGTTCCTTATGCGGCAGTTTTTTATCACTGTGCCAAATGAGCTGGTGGAGGCTGCCAAAATTGACGGCTGCAATCCCATTGTGACATTCTTAAGGATTGCGTTTCCCATGGCAAAGTCCACCATTGCCACGCTGTGTATTTTCTGTTTTATGAATGTTTGGAACGATTATTTTACACCGCTTATTTACATTAATGACGCCAGAAAATATACGCTGCCTCTGGGACTTGCCAGCATGAAGGGCATGTATTCCACGGACTGGCCTGTGCTCATGGCGTCCTCAGTGATCGCGGTACTGCCGGTGCTGATCGCATTTTTATGCGCCCAGGATGCCTTTGTAAAAGGTGTTATGATGTCGGGAATGAAAGACTGA
- a CDS encoding YesL family protein has translation MSFMEYDSPVMAGIGKVTDILWLSLLWFLCCLPVVTIGASTTALYYTSVKAVRKNRGYVTRTFFHAFRMNFFPALGIWVLYLLGILLFYMNFIFAAAIRDESFRFFTTTVYGCLAFAVLSIGCYAFPVLSRCSMKCFEILRFSAGLMVKHFPYTLLMVLTVVLCAVVMWYIPLSAFCLPVVGTLLFSVFMEKILIRYTPETEKCGWYAEQ, from the coding sequence ATGAGTTTTATGGAATATGATTCCCCGGTTATGGCAGGGATTGGCAAGGTGACGGATATCTTATGGCTCAGCCTCCTGTGGTTTCTCTGCTGTCTGCCGGTTGTGACCATAGGGGCATCCACCACGGCCCTTTACTACACATCGGTGAAAGCGGTCCGAAAGAACAGGGGATATGTGACCAGGACATTTTTTCATGCATTCAGAATGAACTTTTTTCCCGCATTGGGTATCTGGGTCCTGTATCTGCTGGGGATTTTATTATTCTATATGAATTTTATATTTGCGGCAGCGATCAGGGATGAGAGTTTCCGGTTTTTTACCACAACAGTTTATGGATGCCTGGCCTTTGCCGTATTATCCATTGGATGTTATGCATTTCCCGTTCTATCCAGATGCAGTATGAAATGTTTTGAGATACTGCGGTTTTCTGCCGGGTTAATGGTAAAACATTTTCCGTATACGCTCCTCATGGTCCTGACTGTGGTATTGTGTGCGGTGGTCATGTGGTATATCCCCTTGTCCGCTTTTTGCCTTCCTGTTGTGGGAACACTGTTATTCTCTGTTTTTATGGAAAAAATTCTGATTCGCTACACGCCTGAAACAGAAAAATGCGGCTGGTACGCGGAGCAGTAA
- the gltX gene encoding glutamate--tRNA ligase — MSTVRTRFAPSPTGRMHVGNLRTALYAYLIAKHENGSFMLRIEDTDQERFVDGALEIIYRTLAKTGLIHDEGPDKDGGYGPYVQSERNAQGIYLNYAKQLIEQGDAYYCFCTKERLDSLKASVGEDGKEIAVYDKHCLHLSREEVEAKLAAGEPHVIRFNMPTEGNTTFHDDIYGDITVPNNELDDLILIKSDGYPTYNFANVIDDHLMGITHVVRGNEYLSSSPKYNRIYEAFGWEIPTYVHCPLITNEEHKKLSKRSGHSSYEDLTDQGFLTEAIVNYVALLGWCPEDNREIFSLEELVKEFDYHHMSKSPAVFDMTKLKWMNGEYIKAMDFDKFCDMALPFVKEAVKSDLDLKKIVQMVKTRIEVFPDIPALIDFFEEVPEYDVSMYTHKKMKTNPELSLEVLKKILPVLEDFEDYTNDALYDLLCGFAKENGYKNGQILWPIRTALSGKQMTPAGATEILEVLGKEESMKRLHAAVEKLECV; from the coding sequence ATGAGTACCGTAAGAACAAGATTTGCCCCAAGTCCCACAGGAAGAATGCATGTGGGAAATTTGAGAACCGCTTTATATGCTTATCTCATCGCAAAGCATGAGAACGGAAGCTTTATGCTCCGTATTGAGGATACAGACCAGGAACGTTTTGTGGACGGCGCGCTGGAGATCATTTACCGCACACTGGCTAAAACAGGACTTATCCATGACGAGGGACCGGACAAAGACGGCGGATACGGCCCTTATGTCCAGAGTGAGAGAAATGCCCAGGGTATTTATCTGAACTATGCAAAACAACTGATCGAGCAGGGAGATGCCTATTACTGCTTCTGTACAAAAGAGCGCCTGGATTCCCTGAAAGCCAGCGTGGGAGAGGACGGCAAAGAGATCGCGGTCTATGATAAGCACTGCCTGCATCTTAGCAGGGAAGAGGTGGAAGCAAAGCTTGCGGCGGGAGAACCTCATGTGATCCGTTTTAATATGCCCACAGAGGGAAATACAACCTTCCATGACGATATTTACGGTGACATTACGGTGCCGAACAATGAATTGGATGACCTGATCTTAATTAAATCCGACGGATATCCCACCTACAATTTTGCAAATGTTATTGATGACCACCTGATGGGAATCACCCATGTGGTGCGCGGAAATGAATACCTGTCTTCCTCACCGAAATACAACAGGATATATGAGGCATTTGGCTGGGAGATCCCCACCTATGTCCACTGTCCTTTGATCACCAATGAGGAACACAAAAAGCTGAGCAAGCGTTCCGGACACTCTTCCTATGAGGACTTGACAGACCAGGGATTTCTCACAGAGGCTATTGTGAATTATGTGGCGCTGCTTGGATGGTGCCCGGAGGACAACCGTGAGATCTTCAGTCTGGAAGAGCTGGTGAAAGAGTTTGACTATCATCACATGAGCAAATCCCCGGCAGTATTTGATATGACAAAATTGAAATGGATGAACGGGGAGTACATCAAGGCTATGGACTTTGACAAGTTCTGTGACATGGCACTTCCGTTTGTGAAAGAGGCTGTAAAAAGTGATCTGGACTTAAAGAAAATCGTTCAGATGGTTAAAACAAGAATCGAAGTATTTCCGGATATTCCGGCACTAATTGACTTTTTCGAGGAAGTACCGGAGTATGACGTGTCCATGTACACACACAAGAAAATGAAAACAAACCCTGAGCTTTCACTGGAAGTTCTAAAGAAAATCCTTCCTGTCCTGGAGGACTTCGAGGACTATACAAACGATGCGCTGTATGATCTGCTCTGCGGTTTCGCGAAAGAAAACGGTTATAAAAACGGACAGATCCTCTGGCCGATCCGTACCGCGCTTTCCGGCAAACAGATGACACCCGCCGGTGCTACCGAAATCCTGGAAGTGCTGGGAAAAGAGGAGTCCATGAAACGCCTGCACGCAGCAGTGGAAAAGTTAGAGTGTGTGTAA
- a CDS encoding ATP-dependent helicase produces MQKNSAQERAVSHNQGPMMLLAGPGSGKTTTITRRVADLIKKYQVTPSSILVVTFTKAASREMKERFLRLCEEEGMQGAYREVTFGTFHGIFYGILRHAYRLSAKNILGDERKYHILKEIVYRQKMRIDDEKEFFEGLVQEISIVKNGRMPIEHYYSANCPDDTFRKIYHSYVEACRQSRLLDFDDMLLYCYDLLTKRKDILAGWQGKFQYVLVDEFQDINQLQYDIIKLLAAPQNNLFIVGDDDQSIYAFRGAKPEIMLHFPKDFPDAGRELLACNYRSTKRIVETSKRVIGKNKNRYPKEFFTDNEEGKPVTVRGFEDGKEEELFVKECIRKAVKEGTPYEEIAILYRTNLGARFLVETLMEYQIPFQMRDALPNLYEHWISRNIISYIKLAQGDRSRREFLQVMNRPNRYISRESLDDATVSFEGLRWFYEGKDWMCDRIDKLEEDLNTLKPMTPYGAVNYIRYGIGYEEYLKDYASYRKIKVDDLYEVMEELAESAKGYKSFGEWFDHIADYTEKLKKQAKKQDMEKKGVTVSTLHSIKGLEYDRVFLMDVNEGTIPYHKAVSDSSIEEERRLFYVGMTRARKELYILYAKSRHDKDLEVSRFLVESGLVPEELKRGQ; encoded by the coding sequence ATGCAGAAAAATTCCGCACAGGAACGAGCAGTTTCCCATAACCAGGGCCCCATGATGCTTCTTGCAGGCCCAGGTTCCGGGAAGACCACCACCATCACCAGGAGGGTGGCTGATTTAATAAAGAAATATCAGGTGACTCCTTCGTCCATACTGGTGGTGACGTTTACAAAAGCGGCTTCCAGGGAGATGAAGGAGCGTTTTTTACGCCTGTGTGAAGAGGAGGGAATGCAGGGCGCATACAGGGAGGTGACCTTCGGCACCTTTCACGGTATCTTTTACGGGATCCTGCGCCATGCCTACCGGCTGTCCGCAAAAAATATTCTGGGTGATGAGCGGAAATACCACATCCTGAAAGAGATCGTTTACCGCCAGAAAATGCGGATTGATGATGAGAAAGAATTTTTTGAAGGTCTGGTACAGGAGATCTCAATTGTTAAGAACGGCAGAATGCCCATAGAACATTACTACTCCGCCAACTGCCCGGACGATACATTCCGGAAGATATACCATTCTTATGTGGAGGCCTGCAGGCAGTCCAGGCTTTTAGATTTTGATGATATGCTACTGTATTGCTATGATCTTCTCACAAAGAGAAAAGATATTCTGGCGGGATGGCAGGGAAAGTTTCAGTATGTGCTTGTGGATGAGTTTCAGGATATCAACCAGCTTCAGTATGACATTATAAAGCTTTTGGCAGCGCCGCAGAATAATCTTTTTATTGTGGGGGACGATGACCAGTCTATCTACGCGTTCAGGGGAGCGAAACCGGAGATCATGCTGCATTTCCCAAAGGACTTTCCGGATGCGGGGAGAGAACTGCTGGCCTGTAATTACCGCTCCACAAAGCGGATCGTAGAGACTTCCAAAAGAGTGATCGGGAAGAATAAGAACCGTTATCCAAAAGAGTTTTTTACGGATAATGAGGAGGGAAAACCAGTAACGGTACGTGGATTTGAGGATGGCAAGGAGGAGGAGCTTTTTGTGAAAGAGTGTATCCGGAAAGCGGTGAAAGAGGGGACTCCTTATGAAGAGATCGCTATACTCTACCGAACCAATCTTGGGGCCAGATTTCTGGTGGAGACACTGATGGAATACCAGATCCCATTCCAGATGCGGGATGCCCTGCCAAATCTGTATGAACACTGGATTTCCAGGAATATCATCTCCTATATAAAACTGGCCCAGGGTGACCGGAGCCGCCGGGAATTTTTACAAGTGATGAACCGTCCGAACCGTTATATATCCAGGGAATCCCTTGACGATGCCACCGTTTCTTTTGAAGGCCTGCGCTGGTTTTACGAGGGAAAGGACTGGATGTGCGACAGGATTGACAAACTGGAGGAAGATTTGAACACATTAAAGCCCATGACCCCATACGGCGCGGTCAACTATATCCGGTATGGGATCGGATATGAAGAATATCTGAAAGATTACGCGTCTTACCGTAAGATCAAAGTGGATGACTTGTATGAGGTTATGGAGGAGCTGGCTGAGAGTGCAAAGGGATATAAAAGCTTCGGAGAATGGTTTGACCACATAGCAGACTACACGGAAAAGCTGAAAAAGCAGGCAAAGAAGCAGGATATGGAGAAGAAAGGCGTTACCGTATCCACGCTTCACAGCATCAAGGGACTGGAATATGACAGGGTATTTCTCATGGATGTAAATGAAGGGACAATACCGTATCACAAAGCAGTTTCGGACAGCAGTATTGAGGAGGAGCGGAGGCTCTTTTACGTGGGCATGACAAGAGCCAGGAAAGAGCTTTACATACTCTATGCAAAAAGCCGGCATGATAAGGATTTGGAAGTGTCCAGATTTCTGGTGGAAAGCGGGCTGGTGCCGGAAGAGTTGAAAAGAGGGCAGTGA